From Denitrovibrio acetiphilus DSM 12809, the proteins below share one genomic window:
- the istA gene encoding IS21 family transposase, which produces MRRHKKGRLTMKYLREVIRLHDLGGLSNRQIAKACNVSPTTAGGCINKYIDSGIPYETFAELPDEELESIFYPKEPDQPVYSRPMPDMEYLCKELKRKGVTLQLLWEEYIRENPGGYSRSQFSYHYQQWSKKINPTMRFNHKAGEKVFVDFSGYKPEIVNPITGEVTSVDLFVATLGASSYTYAVCVPDQTKEFWIEAHVKMFDFFGGVPECIVPDNLKSGVTSPCFYDPDINPGYADMAAHYGIAVVPARPGKPKDKGKVENGVLNVQRRILAVLRNHTFNSIQELNSAVAEELVNLNARPMQHMKSSRRQLFKGLDQPALKPLPSERFEQYSWKKAKVSFNYHVQVGDTHYSVPWRLMGETVDIKYNSRIVQIIHKNKCIASHPRSFKYGYYATSKAHMPPNHQFVASGWTPERINKWASKAAGAYTAKAIDAIIDSRQFPEQAYKSCMGVIKLSKYYQPERLEKACRMVLESGTVRYKSIKSILEKGLDKIHYLEPEPRKNLVHENIRGNEYYRIKGDD; this is translated from the coding sequence ATGCGACGACACAAGAAAGGAAGGTTAACAATGAAATATCTTCGTGAAGTAATCCGCCTTCATGACTTAGGCGGTCTCAGCAACCGTCAGATAGCCAAAGCCTGTAATGTATCACCGACGACAGCAGGCGGATGCATCAACAAATACATAGATTCAGGCATTCCTTATGAAACCTTTGCCGAGCTTCCGGATGAGGAGCTTGAGTCAATCTTTTACCCCAAGGAACCAGATCAGCCCGTATACTCCCGCCCCATGCCGGATATGGAGTATCTTTGCAAAGAGCTTAAGCGGAAAGGGGTGACTCTTCAGCTTCTCTGGGAAGAGTATATCCGTGAGAATCCCGGAGGCTACAGCCGTTCCCAATTCTCTTACCACTATCAGCAGTGGAGTAAAAAGATTAATCCGACGATGCGGTTTAATCATAAAGCAGGCGAGAAGGTATTTGTAGACTTCTCCGGTTACAAGCCTGAGATCGTAAATCCAATAACAGGCGAGGTGACATCAGTAGATCTCTTTGTAGCGACCTTAGGAGCAAGTTCATACACTTATGCGGTATGTGTTCCTGACCAGACGAAAGAGTTCTGGATAGAAGCCCATGTAAAGATGTTCGATTTCTTCGGCGGCGTTCCTGAATGCATAGTGCCGGATAATCTTAAGTCCGGAGTAACGTCCCCATGCTTTTACGACCCTGATATAAATCCCGGCTACGCAGACATGGCAGCGCATTACGGCATAGCAGTTGTCCCCGCAAGACCAGGTAAACCAAAGGATAAGGGGAAGGTAGAGAACGGCGTACTTAACGTTCAGCGCCGTATCCTTGCTGTACTCCGTAACCACACATTTAACAGCATACAGGAACTCAACAGCGCAGTGGCGGAAGAGCTTGTAAATCTTAACGCCAGACCCATGCAGCATATGAAGTCATCCCGCAGACAGCTGTTCAAAGGATTAGACCAGCCTGCGCTGAAACCACTTCCCTCTGAAAGGTTCGAACAGTACAGCTGGAAGAAGGCCAAGGTGAGCTTCAACTATCATGTGCAGGTAGGAGATACTCACTACAGTGTCCCATGGCGGCTTATGGGTGAAACTGTAGATATCAAATACAACAGCAGGATAGTTCAGATAATACATAAGAATAAATGCATAGCATCACACCCCAGGTCTTTTAAGTATGGCTACTACGCTACCTCTAAAGCCCACATGCCGCCCAACCATCAGTTCGTTGCTTCAGGCTGGACGCCTGAAAGAATTAATAAGTGGGCATCAAAGGCCGCAGGAGCGTACACCGCCAAAGCAATAGATGCCATTATTGACAGCAGGCAGTTTCCGGAACAGGCTTACAAGAGCTGTATGGGTGTCATTAAGCTTTCGAAATATTACCAGCCGGAAAGACTTGAGAAGGCATGCCGTATGGTTCTGGAGAGCGGCACTGTCAGATACAAGAGCATCAAGTCTATCCTTGAAAAAGGTCTGGATAAAATACACTACCTTGAACCTGAACCAAGAAAAAATCTTGTCCATGAGAATATCAGGGGCAATGAGTACTATCGTATAAAAGGAGATGACTAA
- the istB gene encoding IS21-like element helper ATPase IstB, whose product MTLSNELKQTVKKLRLSGILATLPERMAYAKQQHLTYAEFLELVMQDEVDRRLHNQVDNQMKKAGINPFETLERYDFDAPVQVDREMIKGLFGLNFIEEKDNVMLCGPVGVGKTYLANALAHAAVRRGKKVLMVRAEKLFKRLQQSRADYSYEKALLGFITPDMLIIDDFGLKALNEQQSTDFYEIVVERYGRASTVITSNRDTDEWLELFHDPILANSALDRLVHNAYRVVIEGESYRKIKSRKKLI is encoded by the coding sequence ATGACACTATCAAATGAACTGAAACAGACAGTAAAAAAACTAAGGCTGTCGGGAATACTGGCTACTTTACCGGAACGGATGGCTTATGCCAAACAGCAGCACCTGACATATGCAGAGTTTCTTGAGTTGGTAATGCAGGATGAAGTGGACAGGCGTCTTCATAACCAGGTGGATAATCAAATGAAAAAAGCTGGTATTAACCCCTTTGAGACACTGGAGAGATATGACTTCGACGCTCCGGTGCAGGTAGACAGAGAAATGATCAAAGGACTGTTCGGTCTGAATTTTATTGAGGAAAAAGATAACGTGATGCTGTGCGGACCTGTCGGTGTTGGTAAAACATATCTGGCAAATGCATTGGCCCACGCTGCTGTGCGAAGAGGTAAAAAAGTCCTGATGGTCAGAGCAGAGAAACTTTTTAAAAGACTGCAGCAGTCCAGAGCTGACTACTCCTATGAGAAGGCTCTGCTTGGATTTATTACTCCCGATATGCTTATTATAGATGACTTCGGACTGAAGGCATTGAATGAACAACAGTCTACTGACTTCTATGAGATTGTTGTGGAAAGGTACGGGAGAGCATCTACTGTGATCACAAGCAACAGGGATACGGATGAATGGCTGGAACTATTCCATGACCCGATTCTCGCAAACTCGGCACTCGACAGGTTGGTGCATAATGCATACAGAGTTGTCATTGAGGGTGAGAGCTATAGAAAAATTAAATCCAGAAAAAAGTTGATTTAA
- the istA gene encoding IS21 family transposase, with the protein MHDILDILRRRKHGDGFKTIAKARKMSRNTIRKYIELAVTLGFESDSEPPLEEIAYGVYRKVYGDGSRPVSECRKVLIPYKEKLEHWLSEERLTMTKIHSLLKRHGVSVSYDTLRRYLHEDLGFFKHNTVRMPETAPGEYAEVDFGRLGLLYDPETDRRRVVHALIVTLPYSRYQYVHLCHSMKFQEVITGLESAWEFFGGVPAKVIVDNMKTAIDKADRYDAQFNRYFYEYACYRGFIIDPARAVAPKDKPKVERNVSYVRDNFFKGETFRSLSHAQEAADAWCRTVSGMRIHGTTKKHPRIVFDMEEQANLLPLEQERYDVPFWGTCKVHPDHHIRIQSALYSVPTVYIGKEVSVRLDSKLVRIYHKEQQIKVHSRMKKGKRSTDTSDYPEEKRGYTMKSCEYHIYKAKEVGFYCGEFMERLLSGDFPWQNLRQAQKLIRDADKYGHGRMEQACQRAVSFDLINVYRVVNIIELSMQNNEVEKSSCKVLKPAKFTRNKNYFYEGGHDDTIK; encoded by the coding sequence ATGCACGACATCCTGGATATTCTACGACGCAGAAAGCATGGCGACGGCTTTAAGACGATCGCCAAGGCTCGCAAGATGTCTAGAAACACCATCAGGAAATACATAGAACTGGCTGTCACTTTGGGTTTCGAAAGTGACAGTGAGCCACCACTGGAGGAGATCGCATACGGTGTCTACCGCAAAGTATACGGAGACGGTTCTCGCCCAGTCAGTGAGTGCCGTAAAGTTCTTATTCCATACAAAGAGAAACTGGAACACTGGCTGAGTGAAGAGCGCCTCACTATGACCAAGATTCATTCTCTTCTTAAGCGTCATGGTGTTTCTGTAAGCTATGACACACTGCGCCGCTACCTTCATGAAGATCTTGGTTTCTTTAAGCACAACACAGTCCGCATGCCTGAAACTGCTCCAGGCGAATACGCAGAGGTTGATTTCGGTCGTCTGGGGCTTTTATATGACCCTGAGACAGACAGAAGGCGTGTGGTCCATGCATTGATAGTGACTTTGCCTTACAGCCGCTATCAGTATGTTCACCTTTGCCATAGCATGAAATTCCAGGAAGTAATCACCGGTCTGGAATCAGCCTGGGAATTCTTCGGCGGTGTTCCTGCGAAAGTGATTGTCGACAACATGAAGACAGCCATAGATAAGGCAGACCGTTATGATGCGCAGTTCAACCGCTACTTTTATGAGTATGCTTGTTACCGTGGATTTATCATAGACCCTGCAAGGGCAGTTGCTCCGAAAGACAAGCCTAAAGTTGAAAGAAATGTATCATATGTCAGAGATAACTTCTTTAAAGGAGAGACATTCAGGAGCCTTTCCCATGCACAGGAAGCAGCAGATGCCTGGTGCAGAACTGTCTCCGGCATGCGTATACATGGCACAACTAAAAAGCATCCCCGCATTGTATTTGATATGGAAGAGCAGGCGAATCTGCTCCCTCTGGAACAGGAGCGTTACGATGTACCTTTCTGGGGAACCTGCAAAGTGCATCCAGACCATCATATCCGTATTCAAAGCGCTCTTTATTCTGTCCCCACTGTATACATAGGCAAAGAGGTTTCTGTAAGGCTGGACAGCAAGCTGGTTCGCATTTACCACAAAGAGCAGCAGATAAAGGTGCATAGTCGTATGAAAAAAGGTAAACGCTCAACAGACACCAGTGACTATCCTGAAGAGAAACGTGGATACACCATGAAGAGCTGTGAATATCATATTTATAAGGCTAAAGAAGTAGGTTTCTACTGCGGAGAATTTATGGAGCGTCTGCTATCCGGTGACTTCCCATGGCAGAATCTAAGGCAGGCTCAGAAACTCATCCGGGATGCTGATAAATATGGTCATGGTCGTATGGAGCAGGCATGTCAGCGGGCAGTAAGCTTCGACCTCATCAATGTGTACAGAGTAGTAAATATAATTGAGCTCTCTATGCAGAATAATGAGGTAGAAAAATCTTCCTGTAAAGTGCTGAAACCCGCTAAATTTACACGCAATAAAAACTATTTCTACGAAGGAGGTCACGATGACACTATCAAATGA
- the istA gene encoding IS21 family transposase: MTRLTMSEIKEVIRLRYINQLSIRQISVSTGIPKSTVSDYVNRFRITGLKAEELSSVSEDELYSRLFPERSMSLNRTFPMPDLDYIAREKRRKGVTWLLLWQEYKSVHPDGYNYTQFKEYCKKHISRLSPTMRQIYNAGEIMFVDYSGLTMDIVDRYTGEVSEAQIFVSALGASGAVFVHATESQKKESFILSHSLAFEYYGAVSKTVVPDNLKSAVTKHTRDVLTVNSSYSDMAKYYGCAVIPARPAKPQDKAKVEQAVQGIQRWVLAKLRNRLFNTVQELNSAIAAKSGADWTGNPVLIGHHFRN, encoded by the coding sequence ATGACGAGGTTAACAATGAGCGAGATCAAAGAGGTAATACGCCTAAGATACATAAACCAGCTTTCCATCCGTCAGATATCGGTATCCACCGGAATCCCTAAGTCAACGGTATCAGACTATGTGAACCGTTTCCGTATAACAGGCCTTAAGGCTGAGGAGTTGTCTTCAGTATCCGAAGATGAGCTGTACAGCCGTCTCTTTCCAGAAAGGTCAATGTCTTTGAACCGAACCTTCCCTATGCCGGATCTGGATTATATCGCCAGAGAGAAACGACGCAAGGGTGTCACATGGCTTCTGTTATGGCAGGAGTATAAATCAGTCCATCCCGACGGCTATAACTACACTCAGTTCAAAGAGTACTGCAAGAAACACATATCCCGTCTAAGTCCGACCATGCGCCAGATATACAACGCCGGTGAAATAATGTTCGTAGACTATTCCGGCCTGACAATGGATATAGTAGACCGCTATACAGGAGAAGTGAGTGAGGCACAGATCTTTGTATCAGCTCTTGGAGCATCGGGAGCTGTGTTCGTACATGCAACAGAAAGCCAGAAGAAAGAATCATTCATCCTGTCTCATAGTCTCGCATTTGAATATTACGGTGCAGTTTCAAAGACCGTAGTGCCGGATAATCTGAAATCAGCAGTAACTAAACACACCAGAGATGTTCTTACGGTCAACAGCAGCTACTCAGACATGGCTAAGTATTACGGTTGTGCAGTCATCCCTGCCAGACCTGCGAAACCTCAGGACAAAGCAAAGGTAGAACAGGCAGTTCAGGGGATACAGAGATGGGTACTTGCAAAGCTCAGAAACAGATTGTTTAACACCGTGCAGGAACTGAACTCTGCCATAGCTGCGAAATCCGGTGCTGATTGGACAGGCAATCCGGTTTTAATTGGACACCATTTCCGGAATTGA
- the istB gene encoding IS21-like element helper ATPase IstB has product MSKLEDLIAELKLAGLEAALSRQMENPQYRDLPFEDRLLQLLQAESAERLSRKIKRNMAQAKFKDLNARVEDIDYTIPRGLDKSAMLSLIAGEYLNKKQNILITGPTGTGKSFIAQALANMAVRDGLNARYYRLPRLMDEMKLARLDGTYVKGLNKIARYNLLILDDFGINPLTADDANDLLEVIEDRAGISSVIVTSQLPVDRWYDYLNNDTVADAILDRLLHSSHKIKLKGESIRKIQADNA; this is encoded by the coding sequence ATGTCAAAGTTAGAAGACCTTATTGCAGAGCTGAAGCTCGCCGGACTGGAGGCGGCTCTTTCCAGACAGATGGAGAATCCACAGTACAGAGATCTGCCGTTTGAGGATCGTCTGCTTCAGCTTCTGCAGGCGGAATCAGCAGAGAGGCTGTCACGCAAGATAAAGAGGAACATGGCGCAGGCGAAGTTCAAAGACCTCAACGCAAGGGTCGAGGATATCGACTACACGATACCAAGGGGGCTTGATAAGTCAGCTATGCTTTCGCTCATCGCAGGTGAGTATCTGAATAAAAAGCAGAATATCCTTATTACAGGTCCTACAGGAACAGGTAAAAGCTTCATTGCTCAGGCTCTTGCCAATATGGCTGTACGGGACGGGCTTAATGCCAGATATTACCGACTTCCCAGGCTTATGGATGAGATGAAGCTGGCAAGGCTGGATGGTACTTATGTCAAGGGGCTGAACAAAATAGCCAGATATAATCTGCTCATCCTTGATGACTTCGGAATTAATCCGCTCACCGCCGATGATGCCAACGACCTTCTTGAGGTGATTGAGGATCGTGCGGGTATCAGCAGTGTTATCGTCACCTCGCAACTGCCTGTAGATCGCTGGTATGACTATCTCAACAACGATACTGTGGCTGACGCCATTCTGGACAGGCTGCTTCACAGCAGCCACAAGATCAAACTTAAAGGTGAAAGTATAAGGAAGATTCAAGCGGATAACGCTTGA
- a CDS encoding Mu transposase domain-containing protein: MLPLPKERYQYREYLIRHVGVDYHVDVSGSRYSVPYKLIKNKVDVWHSATTVEIYHKGYPVAIHPKSKRGSTLTEHMPPNHVMWQEKWNPTRILNWAGSIGFDTARLMKNILDSRSHPANAYRTCIAILSRAKSHDKSDFNMACKKAVEIRAYSVKSLESILSSKIYLEKDEKNTAPLSNHNNVRGRDYYKEEDKCQS; the protein is encoded by the coding sequence ATGCTGCCCCTGCCAAAGGAGAGATATCAGTATCGTGAGTATCTGATAAGACATGTAGGAGTCGACTATCATGTGGATGTTTCCGGCAGCAGATACTCTGTCCCTTACAAGCTAATAAAGAACAAGGTGGACGTATGGCACTCCGCCACCACAGTAGAGATATATCACAAAGGATACCCTGTAGCCATCCACCCTAAGTCAAAGAGAGGTTCCACTCTCACAGAGCACATGCCGCCGAATCATGTCATGTGGCAGGAGAAATGGAACCCTACACGTATACTCAACTGGGCAGGCTCTATAGGCTTCGATACTGCAAGGCTCATGAAGAATATCCTTGATTCCAGAAGTCATCCGGCAAACGCTTACAGGACATGTATAGCTATCCTCAGCAGAGCAAAAAGCCATGATAAAAGTGACTTCAACATGGCATGTAAGAAGGCTGTAGAGATAAGAGCTTATTCAGTAAAGAGCCTTGAATCCATACTTAGCAGTAAAATATATCTTGAGAAGGATGAGAAGAACACTGCTCCGCTCAGCAATCATAATAATGTGCGGGGGAGAGACTATTATAAAGAGGAGGACAAATGTCAAAGTTAG
- the istB gene encoding IS21-like element helper ATPase IstB, translated as MELTEMMTQLRLKGFIQAYELQQKMPEIDDLSFEERLRILLEHESLYREDRQLCLLLKKAKLRYPGACIEDIRYRNGRNITKQMMLELGKNDWVRKHRNIIITGASGVGKTYIACALGNSACRNGIKSLYVRLPRLLQELKIARTDGTYVKVLTQLSRVNVLIVDDWGLDTLNDHERKDFLEVMEDRYSVRSTIIATQIPVDKWHDIIGDHTIADAICDRLVHNAEHLQLTGDSLRKEKEQSSVNMKNE; from the coding sequence ATGGAACTAACGGAAATGATGACACAGCTCAGACTTAAAGGATTCATACAGGCGTATGAACTACAGCAGAAGATGCCGGAGATTGATGATCTCAGTTTCGAGGAGAGGCTGAGAATCCTTCTGGAGCATGAGTCACTATACAGGGAAGACAGACAACTCTGCCTGCTTCTAAAGAAAGCTAAACTCAGGTATCCCGGAGCCTGCATAGAGGACATCCGGTACAGGAACGGCAGAAACATTACAAAGCAGATGATGCTGGAACTTGGTAAAAACGATTGGGTGCGCAAACACAGGAATATCATAATCACCGGTGCCTCTGGCGTAGGAAAGACTTATATCGCCTGTGCTCTCGGCAACAGCGCATGTCGAAACGGAATAAAGTCCCTCTATGTCAGACTGCCGAGACTCCTTCAGGAACTTAAGATTGCCAGAACAGATGGTACTTATGTAAAGGTACTCACTCAGCTTTCCAGAGTAAATGTGCTGATCGTTGACGACTGGGGGCTTGATACTCTGAACGACCACGAGAGGAAGGACTTCCTTGAGGTCATGGAAGACCGCTACTCCGTCAGATCCACTATTATCGCTACTCAGATACCCGTTGATAAATGGCATGACATTATAGGTGACCATACTATCGCTGACGCTATCTGTGACAGGCTTGTACATAACGCAGAGCACTTACAGCTTACCGGCGACTCTCTCAGAAAAGAGAAAGAACAGAGCTCTGTTAACATGAAAAATGAATAG